A portion of the Podospora pseudoanserina strain CBS 124.78 chromosome 2, whole genome shotgun sequence genome contains these proteins:
- a CDS encoding hypothetical protein (EggNog:ENOG503NV1P; COG:O), which produces MALKRFTRLLWATSLSISLVTGQSIEQNTEEAITYLTGTKSGTIPFNGATPTGTYQTFSSKITLATTSLPTSLGVLTANYTETDLVTTLTGSVTSSVATTSTNGTASSTVSTPPRPTNTRPCNNYPELCERKYSNITEVGCHNSPFVRAGSAAANQQYNVTDQLNDGIRFLQGQIQFPVNGTQPHFCHTSCDLFDAGPITDWLGKVREWVSAHPYDVVTILLGNGNYSNPDLYVPWIERSGILQYIYTPPVIPMALEDWPTLAQMILTGQRVVMFLDYNANATAYPWLQDEFSAMWETPFDPLDDTFPCTVQRPPDLPEDQAKNRLYLMNHNLNAEVSLLGQSILVPAVSALNTTNAASGKGSLGMAAANCRDQWTRPPNVLNVDYYNYGDYPGSVFEVAARMNNVTFVKRPCCGSTSAGFRPVQGVERGLGLGLVLGWGVWMLVG; this is translated from the coding sequence ATGGCGTTGAAACGCTTCACCCGTCTGCTTTGGGCAACGTCCCTCAGCATTAGCCTCGTCACCGGCCAGAGCATCGAACAGAACACCGAAGAGGCCATTACCTACCTGACTGGTACAAAAAGCGGCACTATCCCGTTCAACGGTGCTACGCCCACCGGCACCTACCagaccttctcctccaagaTCACGCTTGCGACGACCTCTCTTCCTACTTCGCTGGGGGTTCTGACAGCAAACTATACCGAGACAGATCTTGTAACCACCCTTACAGGCTCGGTCACCTCTTCTGTTGCTACCACCTCCACGAACGGCACTGCATCCTCGACAGTATCCACCCCACCACGACCGACGAACACTCGGCCGTGCAACAATTACCCCGAGCTATGCGAGCGCAAATACAGCAACATCACCGAAGTAGGGTGCCACAACTCGCCCTTCGTTCGTGCCGGCTCGGCCGCTGCCAACCAGCAGTATAATGTCACCGACCAGCTCAACGATGGAATTCGGTTCCTCCAGGGGCAGATTCAGTTCCCAGTCAACGGCACCCAGCCACACTTCTGCCATACCTCCTGCGATCTGTTCGACGCTGGCCCTATCACGGACTGGTTAGGCAAGGTTCGAGAATGGGTGTCTGCCCATCCTTACGATGTCGTCACCATCCTGTTAGGAAATGGCAACTACTCGAACCCAGACTTATACGTCCCCTGGATCGAGCGTAGCGGAATTCTACAATACATCTACACACCTCCGGTCATTCCAATGGCGCTGGAGGACTGGCCAACGCTGGCCCAGATGATTTTGACGGGGCAGAGGGTGGTCATGTTCCTGGATTACAATGCCAACGCCACTGCCTATCCCTGGCTACAAGACGAGTTCTCGGCCATGTGGGAAACGCCCTTCGATCCACTTGACGATACCTTCCCATGTACCGTTCAGCGCCCACCAGATCTGCCAGAGGATCAGGCCAAGAACAGACTGTATCTCATGAATCACAACCTCAACGCCGAGGTGTCCTTGCTGGGGCAGTCAATCTTGGTGCCGGCGGTTAGTGCGTTGAATACCACCAACGCAGCGTCAGGGAAAGGCAGTTTGGGCATGGCAGCGGCGAACTGCCGGGATCAGTGGACCCGGCCACCAAACGTCCTGAATGTGGATTATTACAACTACGGTGACTACCCAGGGAGTGTCTTCGAGGTAGCAGCAAGGATGAACAACGTGACCTTTGTCAAGAGACCTTGCTGTGGGAGCACCAGTGCTGGGTTCAGGCCAGTTCAGGGAGTAGAGAGGGGGCTGGGCCTCGGCCTGGTGCTTGGATGGGGTGTTTGGATGTTGGTTGGATGA
- a CDS encoding hypothetical protein (COG:S; EggNog:ENOG503NWP4) produces the protein MGLPSILRPRKRNTTTPTSEKHASTGPSTPTSRPDYQTGSDTIPQDTLRRVTKTRRIFALTASISYLISWVFLVLVLIGNTYPKAVLSDIYFFRLDLSDIIPLSVPNARLINSIAQSIGLHDFYQVGLWNFCEGFINEGITYCSKPETLYWFNPVEILMSELLAGATIALPTEIITILSILQITSQIMFGFFLTSAILTFLYIFLSPIATKSKWYSLPLSIGAFINMMLVVAASIVGTVISLVFKYAAEAQKELNIKSYVGTKMFVFMWLAAGFGIIGFAVHSGMGCCCVSRRDVTTGRRTLMPDGQGVQRKSVVVR, from the exons atggGCCTCCCGTCAATTCTTAGGCCTCGAAAGAGGAACACAACCACGCCCACCAGCGAGAAACATGCATCCACTGGGCCTTCAACGCCGACATCCAGGCCAGATTATCAGACTGGAAGTGATACCATTCCACAAGACACACTTCGACGGGTGACCAAAACCCGCCGCATTTTTGCTTTGACGGCCTCTATCTCATATCTCATCTCATGGGTGTTTTTAGTGCTG GTCTTGATTGGCAACACATATCCCAAAGCCGTGCTGTCCGACATCTACTTCTTCAGGCTAGACCTCTCAGACATCATCCCCCTGAGCGTTCCCAATGCCAGACTGATCAACTCCATCGCCCAATCCATCGGTCTACACGACTTCTACCAAGTTGGGCTGTGGAACTTCTGTGAAGGCTTCATCAATGA AGGCATCACTTACTGTTCCAAACCCGAAACCCTCTACTGGTTCAACCCCGTCGAGATCCTCATGTCCGAACTGTTGGCAGGAGCCACGATTGCCCTCCCCACCGAAATCATTACCATTCTCTCCATCCTGCAAATCACCAGTCAGATCATGTTCggcttcttcctcacctctGCCATCCTGACATTCCTTTACATCTTCCTCTCGCCGATCGCCACAAAATCCAAGTGGTACAGCTTACCACTGTCCATCGGCGCGTTTATCAACATGATGCTGGTAGTGGCGGCAAGCATAGTAGGCACCGTCATCAGCCTGGTGTTTAAGTACGCGGCTGAAGCGCAGAAGGAGCTCAACATCAAGTCCTATGTGGGCACAAAGATGTTTGTGTTCATGTGGTTGGCCGCTGGGTTCGGTATCATTGGGTTTGCGGTGCACAGTGGTatgggttgctgctgtgtgaGCAGGAGGGATGTCACtactgggaggaggacgctGATGCCTGATGGGCAGGGGGTGCAGAGGAAgtctgtggtggtgaggtga
- a CDS encoding hypothetical protein (EggNog:ENOG503Q3HC; COG:S) codes for MEALLTDPLIISVTSYVKDYMRNYDASHDFDHIQRVLSLSHHIYAHTSPQQQPLDLKAIHLSALLHDVGDRKYLLPNQDPATLISTTLLSFSCPPSLAQKVQEICLAVSYSTEVKNPPHVQSILAKHPELGVVQDADRLDAIGAVGIARMFTFGGAKGSRSLQASVDHIDEKLVKLEGMMKTAEGRRLAGERTERLGRFRREWEEEVGFVEKLGLSKGEEE; via the exons ATGGaagccctcctcaccgaccccctcatcatctccgtAACCTCCTACGTAAAAGACTACATGAGAAACTACGACGCCTCCCACGACTTTGACC ACATCCAACGcgtcctctccctctcccaccacatCTACGCCCACacctcccctcaacaacaacccctaGACCTAAAAGCAATccacctctccgccctcctccacgacgTCGGCGATCGCAA atacctcctcccaaaccaagACCCAGCAACCCTCAtatcaacaaccctcctctccttctcctgccccccctccctcgcccaaaaAGTCCAAGAAATCTGCCTCGCAGTCTCCTACTCCACCGAAGTCAAAAACCCCCCCCATGTGCAgtccatcctcgccaaacaCCCCGAGCTGGGGGTCGTGCAAGACGCCGACCGGCTCGACGCCATTGGAGCGGTGGGGATAGCACGGATGTTCACCTTTGGTGGGGCAAAAGGCTCCCGCTCGCTGCAGGCGAGCGTGGATCATATTGATGAGAAGTTGGTCaagttggaggggatgatgaagactgctgagggaaggaggctggcgggggagaggacAGAGAGGTTGGGACGGTTTcggagggagtgggaggaggaggtggggtttGTGGAaaagttggggttgagtaagggggaggaggagtag
- a CDS encoding hypothetical protein (COG:G; EggNog:ENOG503NUEG) — MPWPYFRCSGVCINITHRNSQIDIMATQGLLALWLTAAVLAHGDHEHQKNMAGPHKSLWYNTLPGDGGTQADSVFSGISTFGRLPYLPCLFHKDIDYDIAFIGAPFDTGTSYRPGARFGPSGIRQGSRRLNLYGGYNVPLDTNPFNSWAKVIDCGDIPVTSYDNTYALHQIENGHFSILSRPPTTDATKPGPSLKGKTLPRVITLGGDHTITLPLLRSINRAYGPVTVIHFDSHLDTWKPKVFGGSPSETASINHGTYFYHAAQEGLLRNDTNIHAGIRTTLSGPSDYENDGYCGFEIVEAREIDTIGTEGIIKKIRERVGTKNPVYLSLDIDTLDPAFAPATGTPETGGWSTRELRTILRGLEGVNLVGADIVEVAPAYDTNAEHTTMAAADALFEIMSIMVKKGPLSVLDIDPPADEDTKDL; from the exons ATGCCTTGGCCATATTTTCGCTGCTCTGGTGTCTGTATCAACATCACACATCGGAACTCACAAATCGACATTATGGCAACTCAGGGTCTGCTCGCCCTGTGGCTTACAGCTGCCGTTCTGGCGCATGGTGACCATGAGCATCAAAAGAACATGGCGGGGCCTCACAAATCTCTGTGGTACAACACCCTGCCAGGCGATGGAGGGACTCAG GCGGACTCTGTCTTCTCTGGCATCTCAACCTTTGGGCGTCTTCCTTATCTTCCTTGTCTCTTTCACAAGGACATTGACTATGACATCGCTTTCATTG GCGCTCCCTTCGACACGGGCACATCCTACCGTCCCGGCGCTAGGTTCGGCCCCTCCGGCATCCGGCAGGGTTCAAGAAGGCTCAACCTCTA CGGCGGCTACAACGTCCCCCTCGACACAaaccccttcaactcctGGGCCAAAGTCATAGACTGCGGCGACATCCCGGTGACATCCTACGACAACACCTACGCCCTCCACCAAATCGAAAACGGCCacttctccatcctctcccgccccccAACCACGGACGCCACCAAACCCGGCCCCTCCCTCAAAGGCAAGACCCTCCCGAGAGTGATCACCCTTGGAGgcgaccacaccatcacacTCCCCCTTTTACGTTCTATCAATCGCGCCTACGGCCCCGTGACAGTCATCCACTTTGACTCCCACCTCGACACCTGGAAGCCAAAGGTATTCGGCGGCTCGCCTTCGGAAACGGCCTCCATCAACCACGGAACGTATTTCTACCACGCGGCACAGGAGGGCCTTTTGCGAAACGACACAAACATCCACGCGGGAATCCGCACAACTCTTTCGGGGCCGAGTGATTATGAGAACGATGGCTATTGTGGCTTCGAGATtgtggaggcgagggagattgaCACTATAGGGACGGAGGGAATCATCAAGAAGATAAGGGAACGGGTCGGGACGAAGAACCCTGTTTATTTGAGCCTGGATATTGATACGCTTGATCCGGCTTTTGCGCCTGCCACGGGCACGCCCGAAACGGGGGGTTGGAGCACGAGGGAGTTGAGGACtattttgagggggttggagggggtgaattTGGTGGGGGCGGATattgttgaggttgct CCCGCCTATGATACCAACGCTGAGCACACCACGATGGCGGCTGCGGATGCGCTATTTGAGATTATGAGTATCATGGTCAAGAAGGG CCCCCTGAGCGTCCTCGACATTGACCCCCCTGCAGACGAAGACACAAAGGATTTGTAA
- a CDS encoding hypothetical protein (EggNog:ENOG503P07Y) — protein MTVDGRGPALPVMGLSQVDQAFGLEADRLKNQPRMFKRHKVLPHPRKEAVVGVTDLQVQRLRSRSGPEKHVETEPPLSQAAISPASRRPRQQELHVPRQRRGRGPEPPPTPPAHSRTSSTSHPVDPSSDESDDAESPAQSIETVQPQSPATPPNPQTPLTPEITPPGPAESQLRARPPLYDRLQSKITTESSFQSYRTAPEVPLTSPDEEDGSSSLLRPALSSAQTSRSTVRQLKADGKEKVQPVGLGLGLESGEKEAETPNKTREFEKFDGGWTCENGEVAEEWNATRMRNVSIRKRKVSAQKGEDHNNNEVLEDSTVSATNATKALRSVSLQDSPTTYPARRVVSDRVPNRGPPSMSESSIGSDAKRSSIMSNRSTTSTVVDHPDAAPRRRKTLRHMKKQIDLRDSSSELSPASSAPTSTSAAVEEPRRGPLPASRLGDTGRDSHASMATLSSISSNKAWREAWKAGAIAVAIVPERRSSIKSNKSNTARTPSLRSTSTRRSQRSQSLSSAPQSRTSKSVERVPIFDRPQRRGRAHSESDGGRSAGDERTIDFPPVIPKRSSSLSAPTSRNASRSGSLTAESLKAHNAIQAQHQELQKASWELNKLVNQHAESNERVREQRVGLQHPPELKIVTKSPQPEFTIQQVLPEQRAESRKTVSSPDHEGDDQHLSVDRYGDPLFGKRLSAQNTPFSIASVETAGTSHAEVSEAMAVNIYPHQSKSVVLVDHSAKPSESSSLENPVIIAEPATPPQRRFSFEEVVDSPLRNPRAPPEPPRPPVINFIPATPSGLTPMTERQKMLGNYFEVNGEGEKPKRSQSLLRRALTGGRKKPVGDQYGPSPSRPGLITRTFSLGRHESKPQRPGLKRRRSTDDHPRDEHLLHPFWRPAYAEDSMSDSESDPDEDYYEERGRRYKYPLIDNRPGGAPARRTSLSQRLKRTFAILPVQDKHQDDGYEDDYYAVAAGSGPNGEVDRRTIRRTPSGNLRVMRFRKSLESLRPVTAPEQQQQVSRPPVTRIGRPLQGLVRRLSRGRSQERPVGIGVGSSLVGGSAGEEKGGWVDRMNLGRRLSEKRREKRTEELRKMISRPREVRDGVGDVIRRMSWVEEQRERERGGGCGMEMGANKGRAGRMTTY, from the coding sequence ATGACGGTAGACGGCCGGGGACCTGCGCTCCCTGTTATGGGTTTGTCCCAGGTTGACCAGGCTTTTGGCTTGGAAGCGGACCGCCTCAAAAACCAGCCGCGCATGTTCAAGAGGCACAAGGTTCTGCCACACCCACGCAAAGAGGCCGTTGTGGGAGTAACGGACTTGCAAGTTCAACGGTTGCGATCGCGTTCCGGGCCGGAAAAGCATGTCGAGACTGAACCTCCGCTGTCGCAAGCCGCTATCTCCCCGGCGAGTCGACGACCTCGTCAGCAAGAGCTCCACGTACCAAGAcagcgacgaggaagggGTCCTGAACCGCCACCAACGCCGCCAGCGCATTCACGAACCTCGTCGACGAGCCATCCCGTTGACCCGTCCAGCGACGAGTCGGATGACGCTGAAAGCCCAGCGCAAAGCATAGAGACGGTCCAGCCGCAGTCTCCAGCTACCCCTCCTAATCCACAGACACCTCTCACGCCCGAAATAACACCCCCAGGTCCGGCTGAGTCTCAGCTCAGGGCACGACCTCCGCTTTATGATCGACTCCAGTCGAAAATCACCACCGAGTCGAGCTTCCAGTCGTATAGAACTGCTCCAGAGGTTCCTCTGACGTCtcctgatgaggaggacggcaGTTCGTCGCTCCTGAGACCGGCGCTATCATCAGCCCAGACATCTCGGAGCACTGTCAGGCAGTTGAAGGCGGATGGGAAAGAGAAGGTTCAGCCCGTGGGCTTGGGGCTTGGGCTCGAGTCGGGTGAGAAGGAAGCCGAGACTCCAAATAAAACCAGGGAATTTGAGAAatttgatggagggtggACATGCGAGAATGGTGAGGTGGCAGAGGAATGGAACGCAACTCGCATGAGGAATGTGTCGATAAGAAAGCGAAAGGTATCAGCGCAAAAAGGGGAGgatcacaacaacaacgaggTCCTTGAGGACTCGACTGTGTCTGCAACAAACGCCACCAAAGCGCTGCGCTCTGTGTCGCTACAGGACAGCCCGACGACCTATCCTGCACGCAGAGTCGTCTCAGATCGGGTGCCGAATCGAGGGCCGCCGTCCATGTCCGAATCTTCGATAGGCTCTGACGCCAAGCGCTCCTCCATCATGTCCAATAGGTCGACAACTTCGACTGTGGTCGACCATCCCGATGCAGCCCCTCGGCGGCGGAAGACGCTACGACACATGAAGAAGCAGATTGACTTGCGCGACTCTAGCTCCGAGCTTTCACCTGCCAGCTCAGCGCCTACATCTACGTCGGCAGCCGTGGAAGAGCCACGTAGGGGGCCTCTGCCAGCTTCGAGACTAGGAGACACTGGGCGAGATAGCCATGCGTCTATGGCTACTTTGAGCTCAATTTCGAGTAACAAAGCTTGGCGAGAGGCCTGGAAAGCGGGCGCGATTGCGGTTGCCATTGTGCCCGAACGTCGATCGTCGATCAAGTCCAACAAGTCCAACACTGCAAGAACCCCGTCTTTGAGGTCAACAAGCACGAGGCGATCCCAGCGAAGCCAGAGTCTCAGCTCTGCACCGCAATCACGTACATCCAAGAGCGTTGAGCGAGTTCCTATCTTTGATCGACCACAACGCCGAGGTAGAGCCCACTCCGAATCAGATGGAGGTAGAAGTGCTGGAGATGAGCGGACGATCGATTTTCCTCCTGTGATACCGAAGCGGTCATCTTCTCTCTCGGCCCCTACTAGTAGGAATGCTTCTAGAAGTGGCTCGCTTACGGCAGAGAGCCTCAAGGCGCACAACGCCATCCAGGCACAGCATCAAGAACTGCAAAAGGCTAGCTGGGAGCTCAATAAGCTTGTAAACCAGCACGCGGAGAGTAATGAGAGGGTCAGAGAGCAAAGGGTGGGGCTGCAACATCCCCCTGAGCTGAAGATTGTCACCAAGTCTCCGCAGCCCGAATTCACAATCCAGCAGGTTCTGCCGGAACAGCGTGCTGAGAGTAGAAAGACTGTGTCAAGCCCAGACCACGAAGGGGATGACCAGCACCTTTCCGTGGATCGGTACGGTGACCCGTTGTTTGGAAAGCGGCTCTCTGCCCAGaacacccccttttccatcgcTTCAGTCGAGACGGCGGGCACTTCTCACGCTGAAGTCTCGGAGGCCATGGCGGTTAATATCTACCCGCACCAGAGCAAGTCTGTCGTGCTGGTCGACCACTCAGCCAAGCCTTCCGAGAGCTCCTCGCTCGAGAATCCTGTCATAATCGCAGAACCAGCCACACCACCCCAGAGGcggttttcttttgaagAAGTCGTCGACTCACCGTTGCGAAACCCGCGAGCCCCTCCCGAGCCACCTCGTCCGCCAgtcatcaacttcatcccGGCTACTCCCTCGGGCTTGACGCCCATGACGGAAAGGCAGAAGATGCTGGGGAACTACTTTGAGGTTAATGGTGAGGGTGAAAAGCCAAAGCGTAGCCAGTCGCTGCTTCGGCGTGCCTTGACTGGAGGGCGGAAGAAGCCGGTTGGTGATCAGTATGGTCCTTCGCCGTCCCGCCCAGGGTTGATAACTAGGACTTTCTCCCTTGGCCGTCACGAATCCAAACCGCAGCGGCCGGGTCTCAAGCGCCGCCGTAGTACGGATGATCATCCCAGGGATGAGCACCTTCTCCACCCCTTTTGGCGACCTGCCTACGCGGAAGACTCGATGTCCGATTCTGAATCCGACCCAGACGAAGACTATTatgaggagaggggaagaaggtaCAAGTACCCGCTTATTGACAACCGCCCTGGTGGTGCTCCTGCTAGAAGAACGAGTTTGAGCCAGCGTCTCAAGCGGACGTTTGCGATTTTGCCGGTGCAGGATAAACACCAGGATGATGGGTACGAGGATGATTACtatgctgttgctgccgggTCGGGGCCAAATGGCGAGGTTGACCGGAGAACGATTAGGAGGACGCCATCGGGGAATCTGAGGGTTATGCGCTTTCGGAAGTCGTTGGAGTCGCTTAGGCCGGTGACGGCGccggaacagcagcagcaggtgtcGAGGCCGCCGGTTACACGGATTGGGAGGCCGCtgcaggggttggtgagacGGTTGTCGAGGGGACGGTCACAGGAGAGGCCGGTGGGGATCGGGGTTGGATCATCAttggtgggtgggagtgctggggaggagaaagggggcTGGGTGGATAGGATGaatttggggaggaggttgagcgAGAAGCGGAGGGAGAAAAGGAcggaggagttgaggaagatgatttcgaggccgagggaggtgagggatggggtgggggatgtgaTTAGACGGATGAGTTGGGTtgaggagcagagggagagggagagggggggtggttgtgggatggagatgggggcaAATAAGGGGAGGGCGGGAAGGATGACGACTTATTGA
- a CDS encoding hypothetical protein (EggNog:ENOG503NWJ4; COG:S), whose translation MSAIQLSFNLRVSSGVKTVHLLGSWDNYSGQLPLSKDKTSSKSGTWKGTFRFQPTTLQAGQRYWYYYMIDGYHVSHNPSEESTVEPTTGRALNILDVPKSSSKSSSSSKSSSRKSSSRHSVSSDIPKGRPLSMSQIKAPKPVAPHATRHILDGDFDEDELSSHFAATGIYDYDAEDIITDFGASVSPVSSVGSSLSYRSDNSSSSSGYSTPSSDCSSCTCERYGITRKGERVRLDCGGSRCGYEDSCSSSEDEQEYVERSSRRNGIVVRR comes from the coding sequence ATGTCCGCCATTCAGCTTTCATTCAACCTCCGTGTTTCCTCCGGTGTCAAGACCGTCCATCTCCTCGGCTCCTGGGACAACTACTCCGGCCAACTCCCGCTCTCTAAGGACAAGACTTCCTCCAAGTCCGGCACATGGAAGGGTACCTTCCGCTTCCAGCCCACCACACTTCAAGCCGGCCAAAGATACTGGTACTACTACATGATCGATGGGTACCACGTCTCGCACAACCCCTCCGAGGAGTCCACCGTTGAGCCCACCACCGGCCGTgccctcaacatccttgaCGTCCCCAAGTCTTCCTCCAagtcttcctcttccagcaAGTCCTCTTCCCGCAAGTCTTCCTCGCGCCACTCCGTCAGCTCCGATATCCCCAAGGGTCGCCCTCTCTCCATGTCCCAGATCAAGGCCCCCAAGCCCGTAGCTCCCCACGCTACCCGCCACATCTTGGACGgcgactttgacgaggatgagctcTCCAGCCACTTTGCTGCCACCGGCATCTACGACTACGACGCCgaggacatcatcaccgactTTGGCGCTTCCGTCTCTCCCGTCTCCTCTGTCGGCTCCTCGCTCTCGTACCGCTCCGACaactcctcgtcgtcgtccggCTACAGCACCCCATCCTCAGACTGCTCCTCGTGCACCTGCGAGCGCTACGGCATCACCCGCAAAGGTGAGCGCGTCCGTCTCGACTGCGGCGGTTCTCGCTGCGGCTACGAGGACTCGtgctcctcttccgaggACGAGCAAGAGTACGTTGAGCGCAGCTCCCGCCGCAACGGCATCGTCGTCCGCCGATAA
- the YHC1 gene encoding U1 small nuclear ribonucleoprotein C (EggNog:ENOG503P0JG; COG:A), translated as MPKFFCDYCDVYLTHDSMSVRKAHNSGRNHLRNVVDYYQQIGHEKAQSVIDSITNSYAAEGQAHANPMLPQNQPGGFGSNPFPPPGAGFPGMPPPGFPGAFPGAPGAPPFPPPFPGAPGGANAPPFPPPFPFPGAPNSASPAGGAPPFPLPPFPPGGAGAAFPPPPGGGMPPFPPPNGAVPPPGAFPPPGGMPFPPPGGQFPPFPPPGAGGFPGGGRQ; from the exons ATGCCAAAAT TCTTTTGCGATTATTGCGATGTCTACCTCACGCACGACTCCATGAGCGTGCGCAAGGCCCACAACAGCGGTCGCAACCATCTCCGCAACGTTGTCGATTACTACCAAC AAATCGGTCACGAAAAGGCCCAGTCCGTCATCGACTCCATTACCAACTCCTACGCCGCCGAAGGCCAAGCCCACGCCAATCCCATGCTGCCACAAAATCAACCCGGCGGATTCggctccaaccccttccctcctcccggcgCAGGCTTCCCAGGCATGCCACCCCCAGGCTTCCCCGGTGCCTTCCCCGGTGCACCAGGCGCTCCTCCTTTCCCACCTCCGTTCCCTGGCGCCCCAGGTGGTGCCAACGCCCCTCCATTTCCGCCGCCATTCCCCTTCCCAGGTGCGCCAAATTCGGCTTCCCCTGCCGGCGGGGCACCTCCTTTCCCGCTTCCACCTTTCCCacctggaggagctggtgctgctttcccgcctcctcctggtGGCGGCATGCCacctttcccaccaccaaacggAGCGGTGCCCCCTCCAGGGGCTTTCCCTCCACCGGGTGGTATGCCATTCCCACCGCCGGGAGGGCAGTTCCcgcctttccctcctccaggAGCGGGTGGGTTCCCGGGTGGTGGCAGACAGTAG
- the ERV25 gene encoding vesicle coat component (EggNog:ENOG503P0AD; COG:U) — protein MATVPLLWAPRGKATDCHFIEAPVERAALPRCASCIDLNSPPTTPTSSSPSLPTTAHSIYSDTQTMVHVRSVLQNVCSALLLLAMGTEGLKFDIQAGSGHDSLSRRCIRNFVAKDMLVVVTAIVDGYKGDGMQLNMHIMDAAGNEYGKPKDIAGEQRTVFTSHADAAFDVCFENILTGNKYVQNPNRHVELDIDIGADAKDWAAVQASEKLKPVETELRRIEEMVGEIVSEMDYLRHREQKLRDTNESTNNRVKWFGFLTTFLLVGLWAWQIMYLRAYFRSKHLI, from the exons ATGGCCACGGTACCCTTGCTCTGGGCTCCAAGGGGGAAGGCGACAGATTGCCATTTTATCGAAGCTCCAGTGGAACGTGCAGCGCTCCCCCGTTGTGCCAGCTGTATTGACTTGAActcaccaccgacgacgccaacatcttcatctccctccttgcCGACGACAGCTCACTCGATATACTCAGACACACAGACAATGGTTCACGTACGGTCGGTGCTACAGAATGTCTGCAGCGCGCTGCTCCTGCTGGCAATGGGCACCGAGGGCCTGAAGTTCGACATCCAGGCGGGCAGCGGACACGACAGTCTTTCGAGGAGATGCATTCGGAACTTTGTCGCCAAGGAtatgttggtggtggttacggCTATTGTGGATGGATACAAGGGCGATGGCATGCAACTGAATATGCACATTATGGACGCGGCAGGGAACGAGTACGGCAAGCCCAAGGACATTGCTGGCGAGCAACGCACCGTCTTCACCTCCCATGCCGACGCTGCTTTCGACGTGTGCTTTGAGAACATTCTCACAGGGA ACAAATACGTCCAGAACCCCAACCGTCACGTCGAGCTCGACATTGACATTGGTGCCGACGCCAAGGACTGGGCTGCTGTCCAGGCCAGCGAGAAGCTGAAGCCCGTAGAAACCGAGCTGCGCAGAAtcgaggagatggtgggcgAGATTGTCAGCGAGATGGACTACCTCCGCCACCGCGAGCAGAAGCTTAGAGACACCAACGAGAGCACCAACAACCGTGTGAAGTGGTTTGGTTTCCTCACAACATTCTTGCTGGTTGGGTTGTGGGCCTGGCAAATCATGTACCTGCGGGCGTACTTCAG GTCGAAGCATCTTATTTAA
- the emi5 gene encoding Succinate dehydrogenase assembly factor 2 mitochondrial (EggNog:ENOG503NYI5; COG:S) yields MASLRPATRALRAAIRPTTSVLRTARPFSSSKSSPDPGSLPNHELDVGELQGAKFKIEPLRRVGEEPDVMRARLLYQSRKRGTLESDLLLSTFAASHLPKMTPAQLSEYDRFLDENDWDIYYWATQPNVSLPSGQTPPLEDRAVHESPRPGEWAQTVGTFKPAYRPVPKRWEGSEILALLREHVRVRRGDQSEQVKEELGHHGEEGHRHKEVERKGMGFMPSLDESR; encoded by the exons ATGGCCTCCCTCCGTCCAGCAACCCGCGCCCTGCGCGCCGCCATCCGTCCCACCACTTCAGTCCTCAGAACCGCCCGCCCCTTCAGCTCGTCCAAGTCCTCCCCCGACCCGggctccctcccaaaccacgAACTCGACGTCGGCGAGCTCCAGGGCGCAAAGTTCAAGATTGAGCCTTTGCGTAGAGTAGGCGAAGAGCCAGACGTCATGCGCGCCCGTCTTCTCT ACCAATCCCGCAAACGCGGCACCCTCGAatccgacctcctcctctccaccttcgccgcctcccacctccccaagaTGACCCCCGCCCAACTCTCCGAATACGACCGCTTCCTCGACGAAAACGACTGGGACATTTACTACTGGGCCACCCAGCCCAACGTCTCCCTTCCCTCCGGCCAAACCCCCCCCTTGGAGGACAGAGCAGTGCACGAGTCCCCCCGACCCGGGGAGTGGGCGCAGACGGTGGGGACGTTCAAGCCCGCGTACCGGCCTGTGCCcaagaggtgggaggggagtgagATTCTGGCTTTGTTGAGGGAGCATGTCCGGGTTAGGAGGGGTGATCAATCGGagcaggtgaaggaggagctggggcatcatggggaggaggggcacaGGCAtaaggaggtggagaggaaggggatggggtttATGCCTAGTTTGGATGAGTCGAGGTGA